A window from Embleya scabrispora encodes these proteins:
- a CDS encoding FAD-dependent monooxygenase, whose product MTGAGAPPDRGRHEVIVAGGGPAGASAAITLARAGRSVLLADAGSGPPAIGEALPAAAGRLLVDLGVAEHVPGPGHLPCHATLSAWGSARPATVSGIADPYGSGRHLDRALFDARLREGARAAGAEVAEHTRVGVPSRRPDGRWSVPLHRGDRHEVAVCDRLVDATGRRAAIATGIGGARRRTRDALVALHVTLPDVPVRYTDASTLVESAPDGWWYTALVPGNRILIVYFTDADSPTHGPGRDVAFRAHLAETTHTAARVAAIPFPHDPAPRRAPAHSAHLDRVVGDGWIVVGDAAVAFDPLSSQGILTALYTGLTAGEAIDASLAGHPGALDAYHDRITTVLDAYHRNHHDAYAAEQRWPDRPFWRRRHQRAPLSAIVD is encoded by the coding sequence GTGACCGGGGCCGGGGCGCCGCCCGACCGTGGGCGCCACGAGGTGATCGTGGCGGGCGGCGGTCCGGCCGGCGCCTCGGCCGCGATCACCCTGGCCCGGGCCGGTCGTTCGGTCCTGCTCGCCGACGCGGGTTCCGGGCCGCCGGCGATCGGCGAGGCGCTGCCGGCGGCCGCGGGGCGGCTGTTGGTGGACCTGGGCGTGGCCGAGCACGTACCGGGGCCTGGCCATCTGCCGTGCCACGCCACGTTGTCCGCGTGGGGTTCGGCGCGGCCGGCCACGGTGTCGGGCATCGCCGACCCGTACGGATCCGGCCGGCATCTGGACCGCGCCCTGTTCGACGCACGGCTGCGCGAGGGCGCCCGGGCGGCGGGCGCGGAGGTCGCCGAACACACCCGGGTCGGCGTGCCGTCGCGGCGTCCCGACGGCAGGTGGTCGGTACCGCTGCACCGCGGCGATCGGCACGAAGTCGCGGTCTGCGACCGGCTCGTGGACGCGACGGGCCGCCGCGCGGCCATCGCGACCGGCATCGGCGGCGCGCGCCGCCGGACCCGGGACGCACTGGTCGCGTTGCACGTGACCCTGCCGGACGTGCCCGTCCGGTATACCGACGCGAGCACCCTGGTCGAGTCGGCCCCCGACGGCTGGTGGTACACCGCCCTGGTCCCCGGCAACCGAATCCTGATCGTCTACTTCACCGACGCCGACTCGCCGACGCACGGGCCCGGCAGGGACGTCGCCTTCCGCGCCCACCTCGCCGAGACCACCCACACCGCCGCCCGAGTGGCCGCCATCCCCTTCCCCCACGACCCGGCCCCGCGCCGCGCCCCGGCCCACAGCGCGCACCTGGACCGCGTCGTCGGCGACGGCTGGATCGTGGTCGGCGACGCCGCCGTCGCCTTCGACCCGCTGTCGTCCCAGGGCATCCTCACCGCCCTGTACACGGGCCTGACCGCCGGCGAGGCGATCGACGCGAGCTTGGCGGGCCACCCCGGCGCCCTCGACGCGTACCACGATCGCATCACCACCGTGCTCGACGCCTACCACCGCAACCACCACGACGCCTACGCCGCCGAACAACGCTGGCCCGACCGCCCTTTCTGGCGCCGACGCCACCAACGCGCCCCGCTGTCGGCCATTGTTGACTGA
- a CDS encoding MFS transporter — protein MASSHEQAARVPTAILGFAVIPGMQTRVLTTASSAPTLAMAVNASAYQPAVAPGAWLGGHTADGPGLRAIHLLAATITTLGIAISTHAHHQGRPRTRTPEPANTP, from the coding sequence TTGGCGTCCTCTCATGAGCAGGCCGCGCGAGTGCCCACCGCGATCCTGGGCTTCGCGGTCATCCCCGGCATGCAGACCCGGGTCCTGACCACCGCCTCCTCCGCCCCCACCCTGGCCATGGCCGTCAACGCCTCCGCCTACCAACCGGCCGTCGCCCCGGGCGCCTGGCTCGGCGGCCACACCGCCGACGGCCCGGGCCTACGCGCCATCCACCTCCTGGCCGCGACCATCACAACCCTCGGCATAGCCATCAGCACACACGCCCACCACCAGGGCCGCCCCCGAACCCGAACCCCCGAACCGGCCAACACCCCCTGA
- a CDS encoding Uma2 family endonuclease — translation MNTVTERAGMPVEQFEGIARDTAEALRLELIGGRVGVKAMPDGDHDEFVVWLIEEFTRRQRELSVYPERGLRVERYRNGRARPDCTVAPRRSFAGHGEWADPAAVLMVVEVTSFDPDTNRRDREDKPQAYAETGIPLYLLIDRDSCETIVYSEPDGAKYTNVVHRPFGSPLHIPAPIELTLDTDPLLDLVR, via the coding sequence ATGAACACGGTGACCGAACGTGCGGGCATGCCCGTCGAACAGTTCGAGGGCATCGCCCGCGATACCGCCGAAGCACTACGGCTGGAACTCATCGGCGGCAGGGTGGGGGTAAAGGCGATGCCCGACGGGGACCACGACGAGTTCGTCGTGTGGCTGATCGAGGAGTTCACCCGAAGGCAACGCGAGCTTTCGGTGTATCCCGAGCGCGGCCTCCGCGTCGAGCGCTATCGCAACGGTCGCGCCCGCCCGGACTGCACCGTCGCACCCCGGCGCAGTTTCGCCGGCCACGGCGAGTGGGCCGACCCCGCGGCGGTGCTCATGGTCGTGGAGGTGACCTCGTTCGACCCGGACACCAACCGCCGCGACCGCGAGGACAAGCCGCAGGCATACGCCGAGACCGGCATTCCGCTCTATCTTCTGATCGACCGCGACAGTTGCGAGACGATCGTGTACAGCGAACCGGACGGCGCGAAATACACCAACGTCGTCCACCGCCCGTTCGGCAGCCCCCTCCACATCCCCGCCCCGATCGAGCTCACTCTCGACACCGACCCCCTCCTCGACCTCGTCCGGTGA
- a CDS encoding Uma2 family endonuclease: protein MDAEEFEGIERVADGEFVRLELVRGEMRTTARADGDRSEAVAWLIRTFVRLRPEYSLYSGYGLKAEVDHRGRLRPDAVLAPAGSFAGHGEWADPAAVLMVVEVTSCEQARDRRTREEKPLVYAETAIPLCLVIDRDGRETVVHGRPENGVYTTVVRHPFGTRVRLPAPVDLTFDSDRLLSLGR from the coding sequence ATGGACGCCGAGGAGTTCGAGGGCATCGAGCGGGTTGCCGACGGCGAATTCGTGCGATTGGAGCTTGTCCGAGGCGAGATGCGGACCACGGCGCGGGCCGATGGCGATCGTTCCGAGGCCGTGGCATGGCTGATACGGACGTTCGTACGACTGCGGCCGGAATACTCGCTCTACTCCGGGTACGGACTCAAGGCCGAAGTCGACCATCGTGGGCGGCTCCGGCCCGATGCCGTGCTCGCGCCGGCGGGCAGTTTCGCCGGCCACGGCGAGTGGGCCGACCCCGCGGCGGTGCTCATGGTCGTGGAGGTGACCTCCTGCGAGCAGGCGCGTGATCGGCGTACTCGCGAGGAGAAACCCCTCGTGTACGCCGAGACCGCCATCCCGCTCTGCCTCGTGATCGACCGCGACGGGCGCGAGACGGTCGTGCACGGCCGGCCCGAGAACGGGGTCTACACCACCGTTGTCCGGCACCCCTTCGGCACGCGCGTGCGCCTTCCCGCGCCGGTCGACCTCACGTTCGACAGCGATCGCCTGCTGAGCCTGGGTCGGTGA
- a CDS encoding MbtH family protein: MTTDDEPTPVCRVVINDEDQYSVWAADRDIPAGWRAEGFTGPRADCLAHIDRVWTDMRPRSIRTPTNT; the protein is encoded by the coding sequence ATGACCACCGACGACGAACCCACGCCTGTGTGCCGTGTAGTGATCAACGACGAGGACCAATACTCGGTCTGGGCCGCCGACCGCGACATCCCGGCCGGTTGGCGAGCCGAAGGCTTCACCGGCCCCCGCGCGGACTGCCTGGCCCACATCGACAGAGTCTGGACCGACATGCGCCCCCGCAGCATCCGCACCCCCACGAACACCTGA
- a CDS encoding non-ribosomal peptide synthetase/MFS transporter produces MTLTSPPTRAGGLSAAKRALLEQRLRRSTAAAPPSIPRLPDEAEIPLSSAQIPLWFMENLTPGTAAYTIPFALRLRGPLDEAAVERALTGLLARHDSLRTTFGTSADGHPTATVHPPAPVPVTRRSAPLDLDLGARERWAAALVGEEFARPFDLEVAPLFRAALVRLDRDDTILVVVLHHLVGDGWSVHLMVNELMTDYNAFVAGLDSPLSAPPVRYGDYAAWQQRRLGGAEGERAAAYWRERLAGVGTLALPTDRPRPPQQTFPGGGHSFVLDAELCDAVTALGRAHGATQYMTLLAAWQAVLSRHGGQSDFAVGSPIAGRPHPDLEPMIGMFVNMLAMRAPLAGDPTFAELLGRVRESSLDAYAHQDLPFDQVVRGQNVVRDVSRTPLFQVTFALQNYGRGEHGFTGLAHEWFTADSRVTRFDLSLFVFEVGTGMHGLVTYNTDLFDAGTVERLAGHLATLLRSVVADPHVPLSRIELLDAAERARLLTEWNDTARPLSEHATLAGAIEAQVARDPRAPAVTSQGATLDYGELDARANRLARRLRAAGAGPETPVALCLEQSLDLAVAVLAVLKSGAAYLPLDPEQPVERLTFMLTDSAVRVVVTDSALRERTVGHTGAVILVDRERAGIEAESADPIPGTAQPGNLAYVIYTSGSTGRPKGVAVQHREALAYLEGVRERFEVVPGSVYGLAQSLSFDFAITALYLAWTTGGELHLMPKRLSGAEFADYLARHPVDYLKMTPSHLAGLAAEVGTEPLMPRRLLILGGEASSWEWTRDLAAAGGCAVVNHYGPTETTVGVTTYRVRPDDMVTSTVTPIGRPLPNARVYLLDAHLEPVPIGVTGEIHIGGERLARGYLGQPGATADRFVPDPFGPPGGRLYRTGDLGRYLPGGDIEFLGRGDQQIKIRGYRVEPAEIEEALRAQEGVAQAVVDARGPAGAQRLIAYLVPPEEDGDDPAPPGERPAGAELRRALSVRLPEYMVPSRFVWLDRLPLKAHGKVDRALLPEPDTAEGAGGGERVPPSSELEATLVEIWTKVLELGSVGVTDDFFELGGHSLLAMQVLAQLRKALPPGGRQVSLLELFKHRTVRELAQLLERPVGGDEPRSLLHELTRPIPVGQRVLSLVCVPYGGGSAVVYQPLADALPAGHALYSVAIPGHDLSMPEAPRPIEEVARECADEILAGVEGPLALYGHCGVGSALTAQIAYLLEQAGRRLEAVYLGAIFPFARPEGGVLGALTRFAGLERLRGDRVHLNWLTSMGADLGDLDEEQVSFIIRNMRKDGLTSEAYFTKRMAEDLPPLAAPVISVVGERDPSTEFYQERYREWHFMASATALVVIDEAGHYFLRYRAEELAEIVTATHDAVARDRTEPLTRAVRGEDASWWLHGVSGTESDSPAEAVPGSGSGSVVDAKRADRSAVRPSMGRFMAVALGQLASITGSALTEFAIPIWIYLRTDSLTQFALFSVLALVPGIVVAPLAGAVVDRNSRRSVMLVADCAAGLVQVTMALLLWAGHLGVGAVYGLLVVLSLTATFQRLAYNSAVPQLVPKRYLGHANGIVQMSTGLAQLIVPLIAVALLASIGLGGILLIDITTFVIAVTVVAFVPFPDTMAQTRRESMVKEIANGVRYSMGHAGFRTMLLYFALLNVFLAPMLVLMTPLVLSFGSVHTAGAVGVAAGAGALLGGLAMGVWGGPRHRRMHGILVATVLIAVFAFLAGLRPSPVLVGISFFGVFFGLSLLNGIYATIIQVKVPQRFHGRVIALNTMVAWSTLPLGFGVIAPLSVHLLEPLFRPDGALASSVGRVIGVGEGRGTGFLYLICASAMILLALASFRHRVISRFDDEVADAMPDDLIGIEERRKRTENPSTEPNPTHLEPEKV; encoded by the coding sequence ATGACGCTCACCTCACCCCCGACCCGAGCGGGCGGCCTGTCCGCCGCGAAGCGGGCCCTGCTGGAACAGCGGTTGCGCCGGTCGACGGCCGCCGCCCCGCCGTCGATTCCCCGGCTGCCGGACGAGGCCGAGATTCCGCTGTCCTCGGCGCAGATCCCGCTGTGGTTCATGGAGAACCTGACGCCGGGCACCGCCGCGTACACCATTCCGTTCGCGCTGCGGCTGCGCGGGCCGCTGGACGAGGCGGCGGTGGAGCGGGCGTTGACCGGGCTGCTCGCCCGGCACGACAGCCTGCGCACCACATTCGGGACCAGTGCCGACGGTCACCCGACCGCGACCGTGCACCCGCCGGCGCCGGTCCCCGTGACGCGGCGCAGCGCACCCCTCGACCTGGATCTCGGGGCTCGCGAGCGGTGGGCCGCGGCGCTCGTGGGCGAGGAGTTCGCCCGGCCGTTCGACCTGGAGGTGGCCCCGCTGTTCCGGGCCGCGCTGGTGCGGCTGGACCGGGACGACACGATCCTGGTCGTGGTGCTGCACCATCTGGTCGGCGACGGCTGGTCGGTGCACCTGATGGTGAACGAACTCATGACGGACTACAACGCGTTCGTCGCCGGCCTCGATTCGCCCCTGTCGGCACCACCCGTGCGCTACGGCGACTACGCGGCCTGGCAGCAGCGGCGGCTCGGCGGTGCCGAGGGCGAACGTGCCGCCGCCTATTGGCGCGAGCGACTGGCGGGCGTGGGTACGCTGGCGCTGCCCACCGACCGGCCGCGCCCGCCGCAGCAGACGTTTCCCGGGGGCGGGCACTCGTTCGTGCTGGACGCGGAACTGTGCGACGCGGTCACCGCGTTGGGGCGGGCCCATGGTGCCACGCAGTACATGACGCTGCTCGCGGCGTGGCAGGCGGTGTTGTCCCGGCACGGCGGGCAGAGCGACTTCGCGGTCGGCTCGCCGATCGCGGGGCGTCCGCATCCGGATCTGGAGCCGATGATCGGCATGTTCGTGAACATGCTGGCCATGCGGGCGCCGCTGGCGGGTGATCCGACCTTCGCCGAACTCCTGGGCCGGGTACGGGAGAGCAGCCTGGATGCCTACGCCCACCAGGATCTGCCGTTCGATCAGGTGGTGCGCGGGCAGAACGTGGTGCGCGACGTCTCCCGGACGCCGCTGTTCCAGGTCACCTTCGCGCTCCAGAACTACGGACGCGGGGAGCACGGCTTCACCGGGCTCGCGCACGAGTGGTTCACCGCCGACTCCCGGGTGACCCGCTTCGATCTGAGCCTGTTCGTCTTCGAGGTCGGCACCGGGATGCACGGGCTGGTGACGTACAACACCGACCTGTTCGACGCGGGCACGGTCGAGCGGCTGGCCGGGCATCTGGCCACGCTGTTGCGGTCGGTGGTCGCCGATCCGCACGTCCCGCTGTCCCGGATCGAGCTGCTCGACGCGGCCGAGCGGGCTCGGTTGCTCACCGAGTGGAACGATACGGCTCGTCCGCTGTCCGAACACGCCACGCTGGCTGGGGCGATCGAGGCGCAGGTGGCCCGCGATCCGCGTGCGCCGGCGGTGACCTCGCAGGGCGCCACGCTCGACTACGGCGAACTCGACGCCCGCGCGAATCGGCTGGCCCGGCGGTTGCGGGCGGCCGGAGCGGGGCCGGAGACGCCGGTCGCGTTGTGCCTGGAGCAGTCCCTGGACCTGGCGGTGGCGGTGCTCGCCGTGCTCAAGTCGGGTGCGGCGTATCTGCCGCTGGATCCGGAACAGCCGGTGGAGCGGCTGACGTTCATGCTCACCGACTCGGCCGTGCGGGTGGTGGTGACCGATTCCGCGCTGCGCGAACGTACGGTGGGCCACACCGGAGCGGTGATCCTGGTCGACCGCGAGCGGGCCGGGATCGAGGCGGAGAGCGCGGATCCGATTCCGGGCACGGCGCAGCCCGGCAATCTGGCCTACGTGATCTACACCTCCGGCTCGACCGGGCGTCCCAAGGGGGTCGCGGTCCAGCACCGCGAGGCGCTGGCCTATCTGGAGGGGGTGCGCGAGCGGTTCGAGGTGGTACCCGGGTCGGTGTACGGGCTGGCCCAGTCGTTGTCCTTCGACTTCGCGATCACCGCGCTGTACCTGGCCTGGACCACCGGCGGCGAACTGCACCTGATGCCCAAGCGGCTCTCCGGCGCCGAGTTCGCCGACTATCTGGCCCGGCATCCGGTCGACTACCTCAAGATGACGCCCTCGCACCTGGCCGGGCTGGCCGCCGAGGTCGGCACCGAACCGCTGATGCCACGGCGGCTGTTGATCCTGGGCGGCGAGGCTTCGTCGTGGGAGTGGACCCGGGACCTGGCCGCGGCGGGCGGTTGTGCGGTGGTCAACCACTACGGGCCGACCGAGACCACGGTGGGGGTGACCACCTATCGGGTCCGACCCGACGACATGGTGACCTCGACCGTGACGCCGATCGGCCGGCCGCTGCCGAACGCGCGGGTGTACCTGCTGGACGCCCACCTGGAACCGGTGCCGATCGGGGTCACGGGCGAGATCCACATCGGCGGTGAGCGGCTGGCCCGGGGGTATCTGGGCCAACCCGGCGCCACGGCCGACCGGTTCGTCCCCGACCCGTTCGGCCCGCCGGGCGGGCGGCTGTATCGCACCGGCGACCTCGGACGGTATCTGCCCGGCGGCGACATCGAGTTCCTGGGACGCGGCGACCAGCAGATCAAGATTCGCGGCTACCGGGTCGAACCGGCCGAGATCGAGGAGGCGTTGCGGGCACAGGAGGGCGTCGCGCAGGCCGTGGTGGACGCGCGCGGTCCGGCGGGCGCGCAGCGGCTGATCGCGTATCTGGTGCCGCCGGAGGAGGACGGGGACGATCCGGCTCCCCCGGGTGAGCGTCCCGCCGGTGCGGAATTGAGGCGCGCGTTGTCGGTGCGACTGCCCGAGTACATGGTGCCGTCGCGCTTCGTGTGGCTGGACCGCCTGCCGCTGAAGGCGCACGGCAAGGTGGATCGGGCGCTGCTGCCCGAACCCGACACCGCCGAGGGCGCGGGTGGCGGTGAGCGGGTACCGCCGTCGAGCGAACTCGAGGCAACTCTCGTCGAGATCTGGACCAAGGTCCTCGAACTCGGCTCGGTGGGTGTGACCGACGACTTCTTCGAACTCGGCGGCCACTCGCTGCTCGCCATGCAGGTGTTGGCCCAACTGCGCAAGGCGTTGCCGCCCGGTGGTCGGCAGGTGTCGCTGCTCGAACTGTTCAAGCACCGGACCGTCCGCGAACTGGCGCAGCTGCTCGAACGTCCCGTCGGTGGGGACGAACCACGGTCGCTGCTGCACGAGTTGACCCGGCCGATCCCGGTCGGGCAGCGGGTGTTGTCGCTGGTGTGCGTGCCGTACGGCGGTGGCAGCGCGGTGGTCTATCAGCCGTTGGCGGACGCGCTGCCGGCGGGGCACGCGCTGTACTCGGTGGCGATTCCCGGCCACGACCTGTCGATGCCGGAGGCGCCCAGGCCGATCGAGGAGGTCGCCCGGGAGTGCGCGGACGAGATCCTGGCCGGGGTCGAGGGGCCGTTGGCGCTGTACGGGCACTGCGGGGTGGGCAGCGCCCTCACCGCGCAGATCGCGTATCTCCTGGAGCAGGCCGGGCGCCGCCTGGAGGCGGTGTACCTGGGCGCGATCTTCCCGTTCGCCCGGCCCGAGGGCGGTGTGCTCGGTGCGCTGACCCGGTTCGCCGGCCTGGAGCGGCTGCGCGGGGACCGGGTGCACCTGAACTGGCTGACCTCGATGGGCGCCGACCTCGGCGACCTGGACGAGGAGCAGGTGAGCTTCATCATCCGCAACATGCGCAAGGATGGGCTGACTTCGGAGGCCTACTTCACCAAGCGCATGGCCGAGGACCTGCCGCCGCTGGCCGCACCGGTGATCTCGGTGGTCGGCGAGCGCGACCCGAGTACCGAGTTCTACCAGGAGCGCTACCGCGAGTGGCACTTCATGGCCTCGGCCACGGCGTTGGTGGTGATCGACGAGGCGGGCCACTACTTCCTGCGGTACCGGGCCGAGGAGTTGGCCGAGATCGTCACCGCGACACACGACGCGGTGGCGCGCGACCGTACCGAACCGCTGACCCGGGCGGTGCGCGGCGAGGATGCGAGCTGGTGGCTCCACGGGGTCTCCGGGACCGAATCCGACTCGCCGGCCGAGGCGGTGCCGGGTTCGGGGTCGGGCTCGGTCGTGGACGCGAAGAGAGCCGATCGGTCGGCGGTGCGGCCGAGCATGGGCCGCTTCATGGCGGTGGCGCTCGGGCAACTCGCCTCGATCACCGGGTCCGCGCTGACCGAGTTCGCCATCCCGATCTGGATCTACCTGCGTACCGATTCGCTCACCCAGTTCGCGCTGTTCTCGGTGTTGGCCCTGGTGCCGGGAATCGTGGTGGCGCCGCTCGCGGGGGCGGTGGTGGACCGCAACAGCCGCCGGTCGGTGATGCTGGTCGCGGACTGTGCGGCGGGTCTGGTGCAGGTGACGATGGCACTGTTGCTGTGGGCGGGCCATTTGGGGGTGGGCGCGGTCTACGGCCTGCTCGTGGTGTTGTCGCTGACCGCGACCTTCCAACGGCTGGCCTACAACTCGGCGGTGCCGCAACTGGTGCCGAAGCGCTATCTGGGCCATGCCAACGGGATCGTGCAAATGAGCACCGGACTGGCCCAGTTGATCGTCCCGTTGATCGCGGTGGCGCTGCTCGCGAGCATCGGGCTCGGCGGGATCCTGCTGATCGACATCACCACCTTCGTGATCGCGGTGACGGTGGTGGCGTTCGTGCCGTTCCCCGACACGATGGCGCAGACTCGGCGCGAGAGCATGGTCAAGGAGATCGCCAACGGGGTGCGCTACTCGATGGGGCACGCGGGATTTCGCACGATGCTGCTCTACTTCGCGCTGCTGAACGTCTTCCTGGCGCCGATGCTGGTGTTGATGACGCCGCTGGTGTTGTCGTTCGGCTCGGTGCACACCGCCGGTGCGGTCGGCGTGGCGGCCGGGGCGGGTGCGCTGCTCGGCGGGCTGGCCATGGGTGTGTGGGGCGGCCCCCGGCATCGGCGGATGCACGGCATCCTGGTCGCCACGGTGCTGATCGCGGTGTTCGCCTTCCTGGCCGGGCTGCGGCCCTCGCCGGTGCTGGTCGGGATCTCCTTCTTCGGGGTGTTCTTCGGCCTGTCGCTGCTCAACGGCATCTACGCGACGATCATCCAGGTCAAGGTGCCGCAGCGGTTCCACGGCCGGGTGATCGCGCTGAACACGATGGTGGCGTGGTCGACCCTCCCGCTGGGCTTCGGGGTGATCGCGCCGCTGTCGGTGCATCTGCTCGAACCGCTGTTCCGCCCGGACGGCGCGCTCGCCTCCAGCGTCGGCCGGGTGATCGGCGTGGGGGAGGGGCGCGGCACCGGATTCCTGTACCTGATCTGCGCGTCGGCGATGATCCTGCTGGCCCTCGCCTCGTTCCGACACCGGGTCATCTCACGCTTCGACGACGAGGTCGCCGACGCCATGCCGGACGACCTGATCGGCATCGAGGAACGCCGCAAGCGCACCGAGAACCCATCCACCGAGCCCAACCCGACCCACCTCGAACCGGAGAAGGTATGA